From the genome of Leptolyngbyaceae cyanobacterium:
TATAGAAGATTTGATTATAGGAGACTGGGCTACTACAGATGATGGAAACTATATAGAAATAGGAGGTAGATGGGCTAATGAAAATGCAACAGAAGAAAATTATTTTGTTGCAAATTCTATTAATGGAAATATTAAAGCACCAGAAGAATTACATAAAGAATTAATTTCTATAGGCAAAGCATTCATGCTACGTAAATACAAAAAAAATGTTGAGAATATTGTATATTTTGCAGGCAATCTATCATTAGGGTATGAATACCCTATTTTAAACACATCTGAAGAAAACAATATTTCTGTGGATAAAGACATATTTAATTACTCACAAATATTAAGATATGCTTTCGCATCTAGCTATGTATATTCTTTAGAAGAAAATACCGAACCATGTAGTTTTGAAAAAAATCCAATTTTTCTTGAATTAATGAAGCCACAAGGAGCAGATAAAATCGACATAGTATATCAAATCAAAAATAAGTCTGATAATTTCTATGCTGTCGCTATTAAAGTACCAAAAGTAAATCAACGAAAATTAGAAGAAGAAATAATAATAGCGTTTAAAGGTACTAGTAATCGAAGGGATTTGTATACAGATTTTTATCTCGCCGTTCAGAGATTTTATAATTCGAGGTTTCAATGGGAAGAGCTAGCTTACAATTTTGTCCAAAAAGTAATTGGAAATTATGCACCACACAATAATTGTATTCAACAAGGTTATGTTCAATATAATGGAACATACCCAATAGTATTAACAGGACATTCATTGGGAGGTTATATAGCTAAACAAATGAATGTGAGGACAGGTATAACAACGCGTGTATTTTCTGCTCCCACTACTTTTAAGTTGAGAGATTGGTTTCGGTTTTATCAGAATAAATTATATAGAAATAGTTGTATTAATTTTATAAGAAATAGTGACATAATAATTTATCCTGTATTAACAAATAATGAAGAGAATATGGTATTTTTTCCATCAACTTCAAATGTAGTGAATAACCATAAAATAGATTTGTTTATAGAAACTATATTTCTACCACTAGTCTCATCAGAATCAAAGGTTTCGTTAACACCTACAGGTTTATATATTAAGCCTAGTTCAACATTGGGATCTGGGCAGAAATTCCCAGTAAATAAATGGAGATCTGAAAAATTAGATTTGCCTTTGGATGTAAAAATTCCTGTTGGAACTATTATAGACTGGTGGATACCTGATGTTAGTACACTAATACCACCTGGGTTTTTACTTTGTAATGGACAAAAAATTGAAGATATTGAAAGTCCTTGGTATGGTAAAAATGTTCCGGATTTAACTAATTTATTTGTTAAATGTGTAACCGATCTCTCTCAAGTAGGACAGGTGGATGGACAAGAGTTTGTTAGTCCAATAGTTTGTATTACTGAAAACACTGGACAACACAAACATAATCTTCCCCCAGTAACTGGTATTATTTCTAATGACGATACTCCTATTCCAATAGATCCAACAGTAGGCACATCATATTATACTCGAGACGATCATAAAGGTTGGAGTAATAAGGTACATATTCGGGTTGATGATGGTGGTACCGATCAATATAACGAAGGGCATCATAGACATATAATTGGAGGACAAACAGCTGACACAAAAGAAGGACATAGTCACCCATTAGAGATCAAAGACATTAACATAACACCAAAATGTATGAAACTAGTAAAACTTATACGAATTAAATAAGAGGAAGTTTTCCAAACGCCGATATACAATATGCTGGGATTTGTCGTACTCCCAAATATATCCCAGATCTGCGGGTAGAGGTACACCAGCCAATTGTGGTAATGTCCCCCTTATTTACCAGTACGGTGAAGCGTACTGTTAGAATCGCAATTCCAATAGCGTTTTCCCGGAATCGGATGCAAATCGATTTCCTGAATTGAAGTTGGATAATTCATGGTTTTATGAAAAAATTAAACTGATAGCATCTCACTCATCAAGAGATAGCTAGTAAAATCATTTTTTAAAATGCGGCTCGCATCTGTCTAGTATGCAAATTCCGTTCGGTCTAAACAACCGAATTTGAGGATTTTAAGGGCGAACTTAAAACAATCTTTCCATCAACTTCTAGAAGCGCCCAGCAATCAACATTTCAGCTAATTAACCCTTGAAAATGCCGAAGTTAATCGGACTCCGTTAAATTACTTAACTTCGGGACTAGTAAAAGGCGAGTAATATAGAATTAGCTAAGTGAATCTACAGGAGTTAATCCTTTAAATTTCACCTGCTCTCAGTCAGAAGTAAGGTACTGCATCTGTGTTTACACTCAGATTTCTTTAAGAAATTTTTTTAATGGGTGTACTTTTTAAAATAACTACGTTTTTGAGTTGTCGATCGTCCTGTCGATTTCGCTGCTTAAGCCATGCTGGTGGCTTGTGCTAGTTATTATATTCCCTGTTTGCTGGGCCATTTTAACAATGCACTAAAAACAGGCAATTTCGCTTATCTATAAAAAAATCAATTTATCAATTTGAGAGGTTTCCGCTCATGCCTCACCGACGGAGCCGTAGACGTGGTGTAATCCTGACAAATCAAGGATTGCAGAAACTCCAAAGTGCAAAATCCGAATCCGAAAGTAATGAAAATTTTGATAAACGCTATTCCCGCGAAGCTTTAGGTTTTCGGATGGGTTTAGATCCCGATACAGTCGCCAAGGTATTTGCTTGCGAAGTCGGCGTCGATAAAAAAACCCTTAAGTGCTGTTTCCGAGCTTTTAATTTGGAACTCGAACCGGATGATTATCAGCTTGCCAAGCCAGAAAACAGAGAAATTCAAAGTGCAAAATTGGCTGTTGAAAATACTGTAGATTGGGGCGAAGCTCCCGATGTGTCGGAGTTTTACGGACGCACGGAAGAACTGGCAACGCTCAAGCACTGGATTGTCAACGATCGCACGCGCCTAGTTACCTTATTAGGTATGCAAGGAATGGGCAAAACTTACCTATCCGTGAAGTTAGCTCAAAAAATTCAGGATAACTTCGAGTTTGTAATTTGGCGATCGCTCCTCCCTGCTTCGCCAGCCAACGATCTCTTAGCAGACCTGATTTCCGTCTTATCCAATGGTCAAGAAACCCAATTACCAGAATCATTCAATCGGATCGTTTCACGGCTGATCGATTATTTGCAACGCCACCGTTGCTTGCTGGTATTAGACGGTGCTGACAGAATTTTCCAAGACTGTACCCCAAAAATGACCTGTCGAGACGGTATCTGTCTAGTCCACCCAACTAAGGGGAGATACTGTGAGTTGTTTAAGAGGGTAGGAGAAGCCACCCATCAAAGCTGTTTAATATTAACTAGTCAAATCAGATCCCACGAGATTGCCCTACTGGAAGGAGAGACACGACCAGTGCGGGTCTTTCGTCTTCAGGGATTACAGGTTAAAGACATCCAAAAACTTTTCAAAACCAAAGGAACCTTTAAAGGAACGCTAGACAACTGGAATCGATTAGCCGAATATTATGCAGGAAATCCCTATGTTCTAAACCGCATTGCTACAACAATTTATCAGTTATTTAATGGAAATATCACTGAATTTTTAGAACAAAAAGTTACTGTTTTCGGGACAATTCTCAACAGTTTAGATCGGGAATTTGAAAATCTTTCGGATATAGCTAAAGCCATCATCCAATGTATAATTCTCAATCATCAACCTATATCTTTTTCAAAGTTGCGAATACAGATACCATCCTCAGTTTCTGCGCCAGCACTCTTAGAAACTTTGGAACTCTTGCAAGCGCGATCGTGGATTGATACCAATGCAGGTATGTTCTCTCTCCAACCGATGATGATGGAATATGCCAAATCTCTTCTAGTGGAAGAAAAAATACCCAAAGTTCAACCGATCGTTTTTCTAGAGCGAGAACGAATCGCACTAAGATAAGCCACACCTACCTACCGATCGGAATAAAAGACCGAATTAGCTAAAAAAAGGGAAGCTATTCTCTAGCTAGCTTCCCCGTGATTGGTTGATGAGTCTAAGGCAAAATGAAATTTCCAATTAGTAAATAGCCTATTATTGACCACTTTGACCGCTTTGACCGCTTTGACCACTTTGCCGAACTTGATTTTGTAAACGTTGGAGTTGTTCCTCAGTCAGCAGTCCTCTAATTTGGTTATTAAAATTCTGATTAATTGACCGAATGCGATTCACTTGCTCTTGTGTCAGGTTGACTGATGCGATCGCCGCACCCTCATTTTGACCAGCTTCTATAGCTTCCTTATATTTGCTCTGCTGTTCGGTTGTTAAGACCCCCTCAATTTGTTGCTTGGTATCAATGTAAACCTCTCTAATTTTTTCGATCTGCTGAGGAGTTAGATTTAATACCTGTCGGAGTGACTGTCCCTGTTGGGTAGATCCGGTCGGTTGTGCTGAAGGAGAGGGGGTGGGCGCACCAGATTGGGAGAAAGCAACACTAGGAATAAGAGTAGCAAGGGCTACAGTACTTGCTAGCAAGAAAACACGCTGGGCAGAATTAAAAGCCATTCAAAAAATCCTAAAAACTAAACAGGATGAATTTAGGGACTAACGTTCTCCTATCCTAAACCTTGCACTCGTGGTCTGTCCCTTAATTGAGGAAACAAATTTACTGGTTGAACGAACAACCCCGCGCTGTACTTTTAAGTACAGCGTCAGGACGATGTTACTCTTCTACTTGACTGATGCGACGTAGGTTCAAAATGTCGCTCATTTTCTTAATTTGGATAAAAATTCGCTCCAGTTGTTGGTAATCCTGAATATCAATCCCCAAATCGATTACCGCTGGCTTGCCTTCATAAGTTTTCACCTGAGCATTTCGCACGTTAACGTTATTATCGGTAAGGCGAGACAGAATATCCTTAAGTACTCCTACTCGATCGAGCACTTCAATTTGAATATTCACCGGATAAGTCAGAGGACGACCGCCGCTACAATCGATCGGATTCCAGCTAACAGGTACTAAGCGATCGCCCTCCACATTTTCTAAATTAGGACATCCCTGCCTGTGAATGGAAATTCCCCGACTGTTGCGAGTCACCACCCCCATAATCCCTTCGCCCGGGATCGGATTGCAACAACCAGCCAAGTGATAAAGCAATCCTTCCACCCCAGCAATGGGAGAATTCCCCTTCGATTGAGTTGCTGCCTTGTTTCCATTGCTAGATGGTAAGTTTTTGGTAGTGGGGAGCGCTGCTAAAACATCCGCTACCGAAGCGATCGGTTGTTGAGATTTCACCGTTTCTCGAATTCGATTTACCACCAAATTGAGCGTCACTTCTCCGTAACCCAATGCGGCGAGTAAATCTTCTACACTATGATAGTTACACCTTTCGGCTACTGCCTGCATCGGTTCCGATTTCAACAAAGCTTCAAAACCACTCTTACCCAATTCCTTTTCTAGCAGTTCTCGACCGCGAGCGACATTTTCATCTCGGTGAGAGCGCTTGTACCATTGGCGAATCCGATTTTTCGCAGAAGGAGTCACCACGAAGTTCAACCAATCCAAACTGGGGTGACTGTTTTTCGTGGTGATGATATCTACGATATCCCCATTATTCAGCAGGGTATCTAGTTGGGCCATTCGCCCGTTAATCTTCGCCCCCGCACAGTGATTTCCCACTTCTGTATGGATGCGATAAGCAAAATCTACGGGCGTCGCCCCGTGACTCAAAGAAATTACGTCGCCTTTGGGCGTGAAGACGTAGACATCATCCTCAAATAAATTCTTTTTGACGTTTTCTATATACTCTTGAGCATCATTCAAATCATGTTGCCATTCCAG
Proteins encoded in this window:
- a CDS encoding ATP-binding protein translates to MPHRRSRRRGVILTNQGLQKLQSAKSESESNENFDKRYSREALGFRMGLDPDTVAKVFACEVGVDKKTLKCCFRAFNLELEPDDYQLAKPENREIQSAKLAVENTVDWGEAPDVSEFYGRTEELATLKHWIVNDRTRLVTLLGMQGMGKTYLSVKLAQKIQDNFEFVIWRSLLPASPANDLLADLISVLSNGQETQLPESFNRIVSRLIDYLQRHRCLLVLDGADRIFQDCTPKMTCRDGICLVHPTKGRYCELFKRVGEATHQSCLILTSQIRSHEIALLEGETRPVRVFRLQGLQVKDIQKLFKTKGTFKGTLDNWNRLAEYYAGNPYVLNRIATTIYQLFNGNITEFLEQKVTVFGTILNSLDREFENLSDIAKAIIQCIILNHQPISFSKLRIQIPSSVSAPALLETLELLQARSWIDTNAGMFSLQPMMMEYAKSLLVEEKIPKVQPIVFLERERIALR